TTCATTACATCCCGTTGCCTTGGTTGAACTATATTTAGTTCTGCGTGTCTTGAGGATGACCCAGATTAtgacaaaaacaataacattaatcACGAGAGCTATTTGCTTGTTAACAGACAAACAGTGATATGACGAGATTGTATTTGCTGAATTAGGACACATAACACATGGTTCAATGACTCTGTGAAGGGCGTTCTCGTCAATTTCAGGGAGAGGTAATGGGAAGGTGAACTACCTCACTGCGGCTGCTCTCCAAAATCTACTTGTTTCAGCCTTTGTGTTTGATTCCCAGGAGCCCTTGTCATCTCACCCCACGAAGACGAGGCTTCCTGATTGTTTCTGCTGCTACAGATTTGAGAAGGGAAGTCTATAGCATTCACCCTGACCCCCCTTCCGGTATCTTTCACTAGTGTGTATAAAGGTTTCTCAGGATAAACTGACCCTCAGGGTTAAGGAGAGTCTATAGCATTCACCCTGACCCCCCTTCCGGTATCTTTCACTAGTGTGTATAAAGGTTTCTCAGGGTTCGCAAGCCctagtgttttgtattgttttaacagCTCTGGTTCGCCTCTGCCCTTTTTCACACCTTGGCTGCCAATAACATCTCTTCCAGTAAGTTTCGGAATGTAACCAACCTGCAACCTTTATTGTATTTCTGAGAAATCTAAAAAAAGAACAGGATTTAACGTGATCACTTTTATCAAAACAGCCGTCAATGAGGGAAAGACAAAGTGTGAAGGTTTATCCAACTTCACTGAGTTCACTGGACTGTGTTTTTGGAGATGCATTCTGGGTTTACTAAACATGAAACTGTGCTGTCTCACCTTGTTaacagtttatatttttttctcctaTTAGAACGACAAATAATGAAGGTCAGTGAGCTTCCTCCGATCCTACGACCAAGCCAATCGCTTGTTTACACCCAGGGTCTTACCCACGGttgtcagtgagctaccagccCCTGCAGGACATAGGCCAGCCCAGCAAACTCACCAAGCACCTGATCGACAACTTGGTACAGCCAGGGGGTGCAAACCTATTGAGCAAAAGCTTAGaggtatgagtgtgtgtgtgtgtgtgtgtgaatgtgtgtgtgtgtgtgtgtgtgtgtgtgtgtgtgtgtgtgtgtgaatgtgtgtgtgtgtgtgtgtgtgagtgtgtgtgtgtgtgtgagagtgcgtgtgtgtgtgtgtgtgagtgtgtgtgtgtgtgtgtctgtgtgagtgagtgagagtgtgagtgtgagtgtgtgtgtgtgttgtgagtgtgtgtgtgaatatgtgtgtgtgtgtgtgtgagtgtgtgtgagtgtgtgtgtgtgtgtgtgtgtgagaatgtgtgtgtgtgtgtgtgtgtgtgtgtgtgtgtgtgtgtgaatgtgtgtgtgtgtgtgtgtgagagtgtgtgtgtgtgtgtgtgtgtgtgtgagagagtgtgtgtgtgtgtgtgtgtctgtgtgtgtgtgagtgtgtgagtgtgtgtgtgtgtgtgtgtgtgtgtgtgtgtgtgagtgtgtgtgtgtctgtgtgtgtgagtgtgtgtgagtgtgtgtgtatgagagagtggtgtaatgtttgtgtgtgtgtgtgtgtgtgtgtgagagtgctgTGTAATTTTTGCGTgcgtgtggttgtgtgtgtttgtgtgtgtatgagtgtgtgtatgtgagagtGTTGTGTAATGTTTgtgttgtgagtgtgtgtgtaatgtttgcgtgtgtgtatgttgtgagtgtgtgtgtgtgagagtgttgGGTAATGTTTGCTGTAGAATAATTAATTCTGGAGAGGAATGTGGTAAAGTTTCGGTGTgaagtagccccccccccccctctctctctctctctctccctctctctctctttgtttacCCTCTGAGATCATACCTGTACTCTACACCCCACCCAGGGTTTAAGTTTCCTGGCAGTGGGCGGAGTCTTTCCAGTAAAGTACGTGACCTGCCCAGAGATCTGGCGAGGGCCCAGGTGCACCTGTTAGCCAGGCTCATCGCTATGGAAACAGGCGGGCTGTTGAAGGCGCGCCAGGAGCCTTACACCTCAGACAAGCTTTCTTGAAAGAAGAAACTCAGACGTTGCACAATGACACATTTGTGTAAACAAGCAGGATTAATCTAACTTTTCACACCTCCAGACACCTCCTGGTTGTGATCACAGAGCATAAAGGGGAGAATAGGAGAATAAgcagcgacccccccccccccccccccccccccacccgccAAGCTCCCAGAAAGCACTGTTCTGCACTGTCCTGATAGGAATAACTGATACTGATCAATCTGCCGTGCAACCATGCAAAATAGCGTTTAACTCTTATCACAATTTTTATCTTTtaatccaatatttttttttcacattacagTAGACTCTTGCCAATCCAGAACAATGGCAAATGCAACAGAAGGTAACTAAGCACTGAGCAGTGTGTATATAGCTGGCTTGCTCACAGGCCAGTGCGATGCTggcggggggggggcggggggtgctGGCTCTGCCTGCCCAGGTGACATCATAGCTGGTCAGCAGGCCTCCACAACATGGGGTGTCCTCCTCACTGGGTGTCTCTTACTGTCATCTCCTTGTGTGGATTTCCATTACTCCTGTTCATCCTTTTTAAAAGCTTACTGGGAGAATTGCATGGTAAAGCAATCCTTTTAAATGATCAAAATGACAGTGCAGGTTTTCCATGGCAAACTTGTAAATGATGTCAAATGCAAATATGAATCCCAGATGGATTCTAATTTCTTATAAGGCCTTGCAAACATGTTTATAATGTAAtggttgtctgtctgtccatctgtctgtcccACTCTACATGGTGCACACGGTAAGTGCTTTGATTTTTGATGGATCTTTATCAGACTTTTATCAGACgctgattttatttttctattgagaactgttgtaattgtttattataaagcttgcaaggtttcagGCAGGGaatctatagtacaagtgcctggtacattgtttaatctacaagcctattaccagcACGTTCATATCAACCTAcaaggtgtgtatatatatatatatatatatatatacctatacctatttcacaaactcagtcacctcactcccagcctggTCCTGAGGGgggagtatacgatgctcctctgcctaatcatttttgttcaccgggatgaacacgtcgcttagatttattatttgtttgtttgttttttagcaggcggcactgGGATATTCCagaggatgaggctgtgctccaactattcctattttttttttattcacccattgtttgggttcaatgttttttcgaaatctgtaagattttgtattataaaaaaggtggttatttaacgcaagattgaCCTGACTGAAACATTATAACAGATCTATTACCTTGACTGAGTGCTGGTGTTATCCTGTACAAACCAGCGGTTTCTCTGTCACTGTAACCTCTGGCCATGTTAAAGTTACAGACCTCTGCAAGTCTGCTACTGATGCTCTGTATCGTCTGtccactgtgtcactgtgtcccCTCACTACCACTCAGACACATTTCTGATGCTCTGTATCGTCTGtccactgtgtcactgtgtcccCTCACTACCACTCAGACACATTTCTGATGCTCTGTATCGTCTGtccactgtgtcactgtgtcccCTCACTACCACTCAGACACATTTCTGATGCTCTGTATCGTCTGtccactgtgtcactgtgtcccCTCACTACCACTCAGACACATTTCTGATGCTCTGTATCGTCTGtccactgtgtcactgtgtccaCTCACTACCACTCAGACACATTTCTGATGCTCTGTATCGTCTGtccactgtgtcactgtgtcccCTCACTACCACTCAGACACATTTCTGATGCTCTGTATCGTCTGtccactgtgtcactgtgtccaCTCACTACCACTCAGACACATTTCTGAtgctctgtatcgcctgtccactgtgtcactgtgtcccCACACTACCACTCACACATTTCTGGTTGTTGCCGGATGCAAACCAGGACAATCCATCCATTGTAAGTTGATACAAGGTTTATATTTAGTTTGATTTGAATATTAGTCTATTCACTGGAACTGGCTAGCAAATAGTGTATCAGgtaacacataaaaaaaattaaaaatctataTCGAATAGTATTACCATTGGCTGCATAGCAACACCAACAAGCTTTTAAACATTTGTATTGAGATATTTGCACTGTGgtcatttgttatttaaaacaaaaaggtttttactGCTCTGCCCACTTTCTTCAGCTTTTTATTGGTAGCTTTAGGTAGGGGGTATATCCTAGCAATACAGACACCGCTAATGAAAGCAGATGTTCCTGTGGTCTTTGAGTGTGTGACAAAATATAATGCCATTGTTATCTCTGAAACAGGTTTGACTGCGGTGGAAAATGACTCTTCAGTtgcaaacaaaactgaaacttaagcaacaagaaatacaaataaataaatattatattctaaTAATCTTTTTATTTGCAAAATATTATTACATTGTACAAAATAATATTCCCATACAATTCAAAAGGAAAGTATTTTAGGATTAATATACAGAATTTAGtgaaacaaatatatacaataatgAACACATCTCAATATTAAAGTTTACCAGTCCAGCTGAATAATAAAGGCTGTACAGTATATGGTATACATAGATACATACAAGCatacaaacaaatagaaatataaCTTAAGTAAAGCGTACGGATTCCCTTCACAATGAAACTGCTGAAATCACCAAGTGTCTAACCAGTGCTATTGTAGTGCTACTGCAGTTCCTTGCATGTGCCTCTGTAGAGATCCTTTGGAAAGTTATGCAATAATTCCATACATCACTGGGACATGTAATGTGGCTCTTCAGTGCTCACAGGAGCTCCAGTTTTAATGCTGAAGCGAATTTTTGACACCCAGAGCGGCAGCAGTCATGTGAGTGCTGTGCCGAGGCTGTGAGTATCACTAGTGATCTCTTATCTGGAGCTGTGAAGCGCACGGACTCGCTGTGCTCATTGTGCTGCTGAAGCACACAGGGCACCTGGCGTTATCTTTCACCCTGACAGAAGCGCAAGCCTTTCGATTCACATCCTGGTGGAGTCTAGAACATTGCTTTCGTTTGAGACGGAGAGTTCACTCAAGCAATCTGCTGCATTGAAGGCAGTGCCATGTAGATGTCCTGATACCCTGGGGGCGTTGCACTTGGTTCTCTTTATTATTAACGTGCCATCCATCAGCTGTGATGTAACGAGGCAACCAATTCATTGCAAAAGTTAAGGCCACAGTTTTTCAAAcagagtatgtacagtatttataaataataaaaaaatgctttatcTGTTTGAATGATTGGTTGGTGATTGTCAACGTCCCAGGATCCTCGTCAATAactttaatattaaaacataaaataataacaacaacaacaacaacaataagaaTCATATTTTAGCGGTTAATACAACCTACTTTAGCCGAAATATTGGCTTACTTTTTTCTGACGCCAAAAAGGCGCGTACACACTTTTGCCACTTTTGGCCAGAGTctaaaacaaaagaacagaaatgcagcttAGTCGTCCGGAGTCCTTCCAACACACCATCTTCATCTCATGCAGGTCTCTGGACGTTAACCCAGCTCTGTCCAGGAGCCTCGCAAGCACCTTCCAAACTCACAGTGCCGCCACTCTGCCCACTCACTTTCCACTATTCACTTCCCCCAGCTTCCAGCCACTGGAGTTCTTCCCAAACTTATAGACCAGCCTCCGACCGTCCACTCGCTCCAGAATCTCTCTCTTGTAATAGTACCTGCGGGACAACGAAAGGACTACAGGTCAGTGGGGTGGGACAGGTGAAGCTGTGTGGCAGGTCAAGCAATACCCGGATTGAACCCATTCACCACGCTTAGAACTAAGCATGCTGTGTACAGCAGATGGGCTGTTCACTTAGTGTACATTCTGTTTACTAAATCATAGTCATAAGAAAGAGAAGAAGAGGAGGATACAAAAACACTGAAAAGATGTAGCAGGAGAAGGAGGATGAGAAAGAACAAGGAAAACAAAAACGAGAAAAGTGCAGAAGAACAAACGAGGAGATGGTTTGAGCCTCCCTGCTCCTCTCACCTCATGGCACGGCTCAGCTTCTCGTATGTCATGCTGCTGTTCCTCTTCTTCTGCCCCCAGAGCTGTGCCACTGCCTCGGACTTGAGGAACTTGAAGACCCCCTCCGTGCGGTCCTCCCACTTCATCAGCCCGTTGTTCTTTTCCGGGCTGATCAGGATGTCTCGAATGAACTCCCACAGGTGGGTCCCGCGAGGAGCTATTGCCAGGAGAGTATGGAGGTTAGGATTCGTGTTGTGCACTCATTGATCCATTCATTTAAACAGGGAATACACAAGTTATACAGGAACAAAGTGTAACTTCTGTGGAGGGCTCTCATTTACAGCTAGTCCCTGTAGCGCAGAAATCCAGATTCTATGTGTCAAGAGGTCATGGTACTCTATTGCAGGAGCTACATGTTACTTTCCAAAAAGCCGTTAATCAAAATCACCCCATTAATTTACAAATGCTTGAATAACTATATTTGAATGCTATGCTTTCCAAAACCTCCACAATTATAGCTATAGCTGCAGCCCTCGAAACGCTCAGGAATTATAGCGCAGGGAAATTAACTGGGCATGTCTAGAGTTCAATGATGTGTGCACCGCAGGACGCCCTGCTTACCGTGTTTGCTCTTCTTGATCTCGATGCAGTCCACCACGCTGTGGCTCAGCTTCCGGGGCCGCCCCCTCCCTCTCTTACAGGGCTTCAGGTCACAGCCTTCAGCCTTCACATACAGATCTGTTAAATCAAAAACAAAGCGTGTTCCCGTCAATGTCACGAAGTGCAGTGAGCGAGTGAGAAAGCAGCGGTACAGTAAAGGGAGCGGTGCAGGAAGCTGCAGCGGCAGGACCTCAGGCTTACTTGTCGTGGGTGTGAATTTTGATTTGGATGAATCGAGGTCCGAGTCACTTCCACCGGAGTCAGGAGAGCAAGGGGCCTGGAGTCTCTGGGACCCTGGAAGGAAGAGCAGAGAGTCGGTAAAACTGGTGGAAAAGACACAGCTGTGGGCGTGGTTATTACACCTTCCCGTCAAGTTGCGCTTATGGCAGGTTGTCTCGATTGGGAATTGCAAAGCAGAGCCACCGCTTGTTACCCTGCTTGTGACGAGCTGCACTATTCAAAACAATGGGTTCAACTGATAGGACGTGTTACTGAAGCCCTTCTAAGACTTTCTTGTGATTCCCTCTGATGAAGCTCCTTACCTGCGCTGGAGCTGTTGAGGCTGTCTGGAGAGGTGGGGCCGGACTCATAGCCAGTATCACTCCAGGATGGATCCATGATGATATTGAAGTCACTATCCCAGGCTGGGGGCACAAGAGACAGAGAGGGTTACCGGAGAGCCTGAGAGAGAGGCGTCTCTTATAAAGGGCAACCACGGTAGCACAGTAAttctgcttttcccatggttatactgtgcgtTTACCATACTatgtttgccatgtttttcatAGGCtgtgccatacctctctgtgcttcacacggaccatgctttaccatgcatttactttgttttattacacTATGGGACTTTCAGGAGGACTTTAATTTCCCATGTACAGTAGGAGCTGCATAAACGCTAGCTGTGTTTGTTGCTTTcatgcgtctgtctgtctgctcacCTGTGCCGAACCGGACGGTGTCCAGCAGACTCAGGTCCCCCTCGTCCCCTCGGATGATATAGCTGACGTCCTCGAAGGCGGTGTCGAGGTCGTCGTACGCCAAGCTCTTGCAGTTGAGCTCACAGAGGCTACGGTACAGCTGGTCCCCCAGGGGCCCAAACATGGTGCGCAGGGATTCACAGGAGAGCTGGCACAGCGTGGCCCCGTCCATGGTGCAGTAGGACATGTCCAGGGTGCTGGCATCGTAGTCATACTTCTCCACATGGTGGCCGATCCACTGCAGTACGTGGTTCCTATTCCAGAACTGCGGCTTGATGCTGCACCAGCTGTTGGGGTCTAAATACAGCAAGAGGACCACTTTCAATGAAACACAATCACTGGACAAAGCTTGCCTGTCTATTTATCCATCTAGCCATCTCTCTAACTGTCTGCCTGCAGTGTGTTTCATACACGCCTTACTGGATTGGATT
The sequence above is drawn from the Acipenser ruthenus chromosome 29, fAciRut3.2 maternal haplotype, whole genome shotgun sequence genome and encodes:
- the LOC117429684 gene encoding ETS-related transcription factor Elf-3-like, whose amino-acid sequence is MAVSYEFSRILTNVMSTVYQTEDTQSSPGSMTLTDSRELLQPLSLESQDPNSWCSIKPQFWNRNHVLQWIGHHVEKYDYDASTLDMSYCTMDGATLCQLSCESLRTMFGPLGDQLYRSLCELNCKSLAYDDLDTAFEDVSYIIRGDEGDLSLLDTVRFGTAWDSDFNIIMDPSWSDTGYESGPTSPDSLNSSSAGSQRLQAPCSPDSGGSDSDLDSSKSKFTPTTNLYVKAEGCDLKPCKRGRGRPRKLSHSVVDCIEIKKSKHAPRGTHLWEFIRDILISPEKNNGLMKWEDRTEGVFKFLKSEAVAQLWGQKKRNSSMTYEKLSRAMRYYYKREILERVDGRRLVYKFGKNSSGWKLGEVNSGK